From one Flavobacterium sp. N502536 genomic stretch:
- a CDS encoding glycosyltransferase family 2 protein, translated as MKHTVVIPLYNKEAYVYDTIRSLAFQDKKAAQVIIVDDFSTDQSLVNLKEALSFFAPQFLQTKVQIIELKENKGPGNARNMGIELATGDLISFLDADDCYVSSCLSDVSAIMEKEHIDVLVLGILLVPSNYYMPNIKSFEKELISLSNDLFVMPDPLHTVSSPDFIMGVGSNVVVRKNRLTNIRYEVDVSLNEGIDFWYRVLKNTPAASRVGLLNKTCIEVREVDGSLSRISYLTWKELEIPVSIQRYRESTNRYDQQLMGMLSQRWLSHAMKRLPSWKEKGLFLFHHGRLLIKNSYYLKKRTK; from the coding sequence ATGAAACATACAGTTGTTATACCGCTTTACAATAAAGAGGCGTATGTCTATGATACGATTCGCTCTCTGGCTTTTCAGGATAAAAAAGCAGCGCAGGTTATCATAGTCGATGATTTTAGTACCGACCAGAGTCTTGTTAATCTCAAAGAAGCACTCTCCTTTTTTGCACCACAATTTCTGCAAACAAAGGTTCAGATTATTGAATTAAAAGAGAACAAAGGTCCCGGAAACGCAAGAAATATGGGAATCGAACTGGCAACAGGAGACCTGATTAGTTTTTTGGATGCCGATGATTGTTATGTTTCTTCCTGTTTAAGCGATGTCAGTGCGATTATGGAGAAGGAGCATATAGATGTTTTGGTTCTTGGAATTTTACTAGTTCCTTCTAATTATTATATGCCAAACATTAAATCCTTTGAAAAAGAATTGATTTCCCTTTCGAATGATTTGTTTGTAATGCCTGATCCCTTGCATACCGTTAGTTCTCCTGATTTTATTATGGGTGTGGGCAGCAATGTGGTAGTTCGAAAAAACCGGCTGACGAACATCCGTTACGAGGTTGATGTTTCTTTAAATGAAGGAATCGATTTTTGGTATCGCGTTTTAAAAAATACGCCTGCAGCTTCCCGGGTGGGTTTATTGAACAAAACCTGTATCGAAGTACGAGAGGTTGACGGCAGTTTGTCCCGGATAAGTTATTTGACCTGGAAAGAATTAGAGATTCCCGTTTCAATACAACGGTATCGGGAAAGTACCAATCGATACGATCAGCAATTAATGGGAATGTTATCACAGCGCTGGTTGTCACATGCTATGAAACGATTACCCTCCTGGAAGGAAAAAGGCTTGTTTCTCTTTCATCACGGCAGACTTCTGATAAAGAACAGCTATTATTTAAAAAAACGAACTAAATAA